The following coding sequences lie in one Methanohalophilus levihalophilus genomic window:
- a CDS encoding sensor histidine kinase, giving the protein MKHCLQLTDTIIETTYSYEESKLVLDSNPDGIMLVVDDSKKNQSAICSELEDAGFPVMHVKSGTIDIKSLNERTRELLMRKQCDKELLTQKHVLEKQIKDKENKFQHLFNSLSDAVFIHDLEGNFLEVNDIACNRYGYSRDEFLQMNKKDIDALEYAKMIGLKIEMVLIKGTALFEIVQRTKTGKKFPVELSSRVIEYEGKTGILSIARDISQRKLSEAELFQERQQKLTILDSLSETVLYLDRNLTIKWANPHAKEIFSSEIIGKQCCEVLHKKTNIPDDCPAKIALETGKKQHLEIKTSEGKYWNIRANPVVDQEKNIVGIVTSILDITELKQTEEDLLQYQRDLEKMVYERTTELEESNQLKDIFLDILHHDLLNPAGVIKGYSHLLARTETDSKKKEEELRIEEQSKKIIEIIDNASKLSKLRSSKDLELQEADLCMFLKKTVDNFKEQLASKNMHVEGELPENCTSLVNPIIEEVFANLISNAIKYSPEGSTIKTSIVSSENNWEVRITDSGEGIPDSEKENVFHRFERINKGSVKGIGLGLAIVKRIVELHGGDVGVRDNPEGKGSEFWFHLSKA; this is encoded by the coding sequence ATGAAGCATTGTTTGCAATTGACTGATACCATCATTGAGACAACATACTCTTACGAAGAATCTAAGCTGGTTCTTGATAGCAATCCTGATGGTATAATGTTAGTTGTAGATGATTCTAAAAAGAACCAGAGTGCTATTTGCTCAGAATTAGAAGACGCCGGGTTTCCCGTAATGCATGTAAAATCAGGAACCATTGACATAAAGTCTCTTAATGAAAGAACCCGGGAACTTTTGATGAGAAAGCAATGTGACAAGGAACTTCTCACACAAAAACACGTTCTTGAGAAGCAAATCAAGGATAAGGAGAATAAGTTCCAGCATCTTTTTAATAGCCTCAGCGATGCAGTATTCATTCACGATCTGGAAGGAAATTTCCTTGAAGTTAATGACATAGCATGCAACAGATATGGATATTCAAGGGACGAATTTTTACAAATGAACAAAAAAGATATCGATGCCCTCGAATATGCAAAAATGATAGGTCTCAAGATTGAGATGGTGTTGATAAAAGGAACTGCTCTCTTTGAAATTGTTCAGAGAACAAAAACAGGAAAAAAGTTTCCTGTAGAACTCAGCAGCAGGGTCATCGAATATGAAGGTAAAACTGGAATTCTGTCCATTGCCCGTGACATCAGTCAGAGAAAACTATCCGAAGCAGAGCTATTCCAGGAAAGACAGCAAAAGTTGACAATTCTTGACTCACTTAGTGAAACTGTACTTTACCTTGACAGAAACTTAACAATTAAATGGGCAAACCCACATGCCAAGGAAATATTTTCAAGTGAAATTATAGGAAAGCAATGCTGTGAAGTGCTACATAAAAAAACAAACATTCCCGACGACTGTCCTGCAAAAATAGCTTTAGAAACAGGAAAAAAGCAACATCTGGAAATCAAGACCTCAGAGGGTAAATACTGGAATATTCGTGCCAATCCGGTGGTCGATCAGGAAAAAAACATCGTTGGAATAGTTACTTCCATTCTTGATATTACAGAGCTGAAGCAAACCGAGGAAGATTTACTCCAATATCAACGTGATCTGGAAAAAATGGTCTATGAAAGGACAACAGAACTCGAAGAATCAAACCAGCTAAAAGATATTTTCCTGGATATCTTACACCACGACTTGTTGAATCCTGCAGGCGTCATCAAGGGTTACTCACATTTGCTTGCACGAACAGAAACAGATTCAAAGAAAAAGGAAGAAGAGTTGCGTATTGAGGAACAGTCCAAGAAAATAATTGAAATAATTGATAACGCCTCAAAACTTTCAAAACTACGTTCCTCCAAAGACCTCGAACTTCAGGAAGCCGACCTCTGCATGTTCCTGAAAAAGACTGTGGATAATTTCAAGGAGCAACTTGCAAGTAAAAATATGCATGTAGAAGGCGAGCTTCCGGAAAATTGCACATCCCTTGTAAACCCCATCATTGAGGAAGTATTCGCTAACCTGATATCCAATGCTATCAAGTATAGTCCCGAAGGTTCCACGATAAAAACTTCAATTGTAAGCAGCGAAAACAATTGGGAAGTCAGGATTACGGATTCAGGTGAAGGAATACCGGATTCTGAAAAGGAGAATGTTTTCCATCGTTTTGAACGGATTAACAAGGGAAGTGTGAAAGGCATAGGGCTTGGACTGGCAATTGTGAAGCGAATCGTTGAGCTCCACGGAGGAGATGTGGGAGTTCGTGACAATCCGGAAGGGAAGGGCAGTGAATTCTGGTTCCACCTTTCAAAAGCCTGA